TTCCGGATCATTTTTTCTTCATCGTCCACGGCGTAAAACCCGAAGAAACGCAGCCGACCAATTTCGTAACAAAAGAACTCGACGGTTATCTCGGCTCAAATTACGTCGTCACGTTCCACCGCGAACGTTTTCGCAGCATCAAGGACGTAAAGAAGCAGATAAGAAGCAGTCCTTTTGTAATGCAGCGCGGAGCCGCATACCTCTTGCACCAGATCTTGGACAACCTTGTCGATCACTATATGCCGCTCGTCGACGATTTCGACAGAGCCATCAACGACATCGAGGAACGCGTTACCGCAATGCGGCAGAACAACACGGAGGTTCTCGGTGAGATAATGGACGTGCGGCGTGCGGTCGCCAGGCTGAAACGCATTTCGTCACGGCAGCTTCAAGTTTTATATAGAATGTCACATGCAGAGTTTCCGCAGATACCGCCGGAAACATTGCCGTATTATCGAGACGTACACGATCACCTGCTTAGGATAACGGACCTCTCAGAAGGCTATCGCGATCTGGTCAGCGGCCTTTTTGACATTCATTTTGCCGTCGTCGCGAACCGCACGAACGAGGTGATGAAAACGCTTGCGGTGATTTCGGCGGTGATATTGCCGCTGTCACTGATAGCCGGAATTTACGGGATGAACTTCGAGAATATGCCGGAGTTGAAAACTGAGCTAGGCTACTTCGCTACGCTCGGTGTGATGCTGCTGATCGCGTTGCTGCTGATGCTGTATTTTTGGCGGCGCGGATGGATTTTCCAGAAGGATGATCCCGTGTTGCCGTCCATACACAGCACTTTCTCTCCGAACGAGGATAGGGAGTGATCTAAAAGAAACTTAAGGAAACTGGGTAGATCACTGCAAGGCAAATGCCGGCATAAACGCCTGCCAACATGTCATCGGCGCAGATGCCGAGCCCGCCGGGCAGCACTTCAAGCTGACGGATCGGATACGGCTTCCAGATATCAAAAAGGCGGAAAAGCATGAATCCGGCCAGAATGAACTGCCAGCCGATCATAAACGGCACAAATAAAAATACGATAAGCTGCCCGATCACCTCGTCAACGACAGCTTGCGAAGGATCGGAATTGCCCAATAGCTCAGTCGAACGTCCTGCCGCCCACACTCCCGCAAGCGTCAGCACGAGCATTCCTAAACAGACCATGACCGTCGCCCAAGGGCTGACGATCTCGGGGAGGGCCTTGATATCAATGAGGCCCAGAACGAGTATCAAATCACGCACGACGAGAAATATTCCGACGCCGACGAGCGAACCGTAAGTTCCCGGCGCTCCCGGAATACAGCCAACGCCCCACGTCGTCAGCGCAAGCGAAAGGTGGTCAAAATAACCTTCAGCTTTGCGTTTTTCGACTGCCTGCTTCATTAGAACTCAATTCCCTGCTGTGCGTAGATGCCGGCGTGAAAGGGGTGTTTGATCTCGGTCATCTCAGTGACAAGGTCTGCCTCGTCTATGATCTTTGTGAGGGCGTTGTCCACGTTTCGGCCGGTCAATATCAGGTGAAGGTAAGGATATTTCTCGCGCACACATCTTATCTCTGTGATCACGGCATCGATGTCCAAAAAGCCGTAACTTAAAACATAGAGCAATTCGTCGAACACGAGCAGATGATAATCACCGCTGTTCATCATTTCGACGCATTTCGCCCACGTTTCTTCTGACGTTCTAATATCCTGAGTTTTGTCATTTGTGTCCCAGGTGAAGCCGTCGCCCATCGTGAGCACCTCGACGCCAAGCTTTTCGAGCGAATCGTGTTCGCCGTAACGGTCGTTCTTTGACTTCATGAACTGCACCATCGCACAGTTCATACCGCGTCCCGCAGCCCGGACCAGGACACCGATCGCCGCGGTCGTCTTGCCTTTGCCGTCGCCCGTGTTCAGCATGAGCAGCCCGCGGGTCTTTTCGCGATAGTCGTCACGCCGCCATTTGTAGCGTTTTTCTGCCATTGTCAGAACCGCCTGCTGCAGCGGGCGGTTGAACGTAAAGTAATTATGTTTCTGAAGTTGTCACGCCGCAAACTTGAACCAACCCGTAACCCAGGTAGATCCGATTAAATGCGGTCGATCTCTTTCGATAGTGCCTCGACTATCTCACGCTCGAGTTCGTCCCAGTCGCCTTCAACGCCGAGCCCCGCGGCATTCTTATGTCCGCCGCCGCCGAATTTCTCGGCAACGCGAGCAACGTTGATATCGCCTTTTGAACGAAGACTCGCACGATACTTGTTCGGGCCGACCTCGCGCATATAAACGGCAGCCTTTATTTCTTTTGCAGCGAGCGGAATGTTCACAAAACCGTTATTGTCGCCGTCGATCGCCTCGGCACTCTCACGCATCTCGAGCGTCTGCCGCATCATCGCTATCCTGCCGCTCTCATCGCGGCGAACCGTCGAAAGCACCTGCCGCATCAGCTCGATACGCGACCAAGGATAGTTGTAATAAACAGCCTCGCCGATCTTCGACGGTTTTGCACCGGCTTTGATGAGTTCAGAAGCGACCTTTAGCGTGCGGTCGGACGTATTCGGGAAGTGGAAAGAGCCGGTATCGGTAACCAACGCCATATAGACGCATTCTGCGATCTCTTTCGTAATACGGCCGCCCACGGCCTTGCAGAGATTGTAGATCATCTCTCCGACAGCCGATGCTGTCGAATCTATCCAGTTTATCGAGCCGAAATGCTCGCTCGTCGCGTGGTGATCGATGTTGACGGTAAATACTTTTTCCAGGCCCGCAATGCCCGGACGGTCGATGTCGGAGCATTCGATCACGAAAACCGCATCGTAATTGCCGTTGAGCTCACTCACATCGCGGATCTCTTCGGCACCGGGCAGGCTGGCATAAGACGGAGGGACGTCGCCTCGAACGATCACCTCGGCGTTCTTGCCGAGCGACCGAAGCAGCCAGCAAAGCCCAAGCGACGAACCGACGCCGTCGCCATCGGGTTTGATGTGCGTCGTGATCGCGAAATCGTTCTTCTTTTCAATTAATTCTACTACCTGACTTAACACGATAAATTCAGTGAAACGGGAAGATCGAAAAAAAATAGATAAGTGCTGTCTGCGAGCCCTAAACTACCGTTCTTCAACCTCGGCGATCTCTTCTTCGTCGGGTATCTCGATAACCTCGAGCAATTCGCCGACTCGGCCCGCATTTTCTTCCGCGGTATCACGGACGAAATGAAGATGCGGGGCGTGCCGCAGGTCAAGGTCCATTGCGACCTGCTGGCGGACGAATGTCGCCGCGTTCCTTAATGTTTTCAATGCTGTTTCGATCTCGGCCTCGTCGCCGCGAACGTAAACATAAACCTTTGCGTCACGAAGGTCTTTTGAGACCTCAACATCCGTTACTGTTACCGTTTCAAGCCTCGGATCATCGAGTTCAAAACCGACGACCTCGGCTATCTCCTCTTTCAGGCTTTCGGCAAGACGTTCGGGGCGACGCATATCTTGTCAGAACCACCTGCGGCGGTTGTCGGTTCCGACAACACTGGCACATCGTTTGTGCCAGAACCGGGTGGTGCAATCTATCCTAAAAACAACACTGGTCTTTAAGGTCAACCACCCGCTACCGCAGGTGGTTCCGACCTAAAGCTCGGTTGCAGCGATCTTTTCAATGACAAATGCTTCGATCTCGTCTTCGAGTTTGATGTCGTTGAAATTGACCAGACTGATACCGCATTCGTAGCCCTTGGCGACCTCGTTCGTATCGTCCTTGAAACGCTTGAGCGTCGCAATGTCGCCTTCCCAAATGACGACACCGTCGCGAATGAGCCGTGCTTTTGCCTGACGGCGAATGACGCCGTCAGTGACGCGGCAGCCCGCAATGGTACCGATACGCGAGACCTTGAACGTCTCCTGAACGACCGCTTTGCCGAGGATGACCTCTTTTTCGATCGCGTCGAGCATCCCGATCATCGCGGCCTTGATCTCTTCTTCGACCTTATAGATGACCGAGTGCAGACGAATATCGACCTCTTCCTGTTTGGCGATATCCGCTGCCCGCGATTCGGGCCTTACATTGAAGCCGATGATCACGACCGCTGTAGATGCGTCGCCCGCCTGCGTTGCAGACGCCAGCAGAACATCGGATTCCGCGATCGCACCGACACCGGCACGGATGACGCGAACCTTGACCTTGTCGGTTGATAGTTTTTCGAGCGTGGCACGCAACACTTCGACCGAACCCTGCACGTCCGCCTTGAGCACGACGAGGAGTTCCTTGATCTCGGCCTGGCCGAGCGATTCGATACCGCGTTTCGTGGTCTTGAGCAATGCGGCCTGCCGTGCGTGCATCTGCCTCTGCTGAGCGATCTGCTGTGCACGGTCAACGTCAGAGACGACCTGCAAATTATCGCCCGCCTGCGGAACGCCCTGCAGCCCGAGTACTTCGACCGGCGTTGCCGGCTGTGCCTCGGCCACGCTCTCGCCGCGGTCGGAGATCATCGCCCTGACCTTTCCTGAATACTGCCCGACGATGAACGGATCGCCGATCTTCAGCGTTCCCTGCTGTACAAGCACGGTCGCAACGGCTCCGCGGCCTTTGTCCAGTTTCGCTTCGAGAACAACACCCGTAGCACGACGCGTTGGGCTTGCACGCAATTCGAGAAGGTCTGCCTGAAGAAGAACTGTCTCAAGAAGAGTATCGAGCCCTTGCTTGTTCTTTGCCGAAACGGGAACCATGTCGGTTTCGCCGCCCCAGTCTGTGGGCTGCAGGCCAAGTCCCGCCAGGCCCTGCTTGACCTTGTCCGGATTTGCGTCCGGCTTGTCTATCTTATTTATGGCGACAATGATCGGAACGCCGGCAGCTTTTGAGTGCTCTACTGCCTCGATCGTCTGCGGCATGACGCCGTCGTCCGCCGCGACGACCAGGATCACAATGTCCGTCGCCTTCGCACCGCGGGCACGCATCATCGTAAATGCTTCGTGGCCCGGCGTATCGAGGAAAACAACGCGGCGTTCTTCGTTCGGGTTGTCGGGATTCGGGACCTTAACGCTGTAAGCACCGATGTGCTGCGTTATGCCGCCTGCCTCGCCCTCGGCGACATTCGCCTGACGGATCGAGTCAAGAAGCGAGGTTTTTCCATGGTCAACGTGTCCCATGACCGTAATGACCGGTGCCCGCGGCAGCTCGATGTCGTCGGCGTCCGCCGCTATGAGCTCTTCAAATTCCTCTTCGGAAACGAGTTCCTCGAACGGAACAAATGTAATGTCAAAACCGAACTTGAGTCCGAAATCTATCGCGGTCTTTTCTGCGATGGTTTGATTTAGAGAGGCTAGGACGCCCTGCTTCATCAGGAGCTGCACTATGTCGCGCGGCGTAACTCCGATGCCTTCGGCGAATTCACGCACCGTTGCACCTTCCGTTAGCCTGATCTGTTTGAGGCTGCCGGGGTCGACCGCACCGATCTGATCGAGGACCCTTTCCTCGATCGAACGCTTCTGCGGCGCTTCGATATCGCCCTCAGCGAACCTTCCGGTCCTGTCATCGCCGGGCCTTGCCTTTCCTCGGCGTCCCGGAAGCCTTCTTCTCTGGTCATGTCCGGGCTTGTATTCGAGCTTTGGCTGTGCCTTTTCGCCCTGAGTGCCGCCGCGGCCGCCGGCCCGGCGTTCAGCCTCCGCTTTTCTAGCCTCGACCGTCAGAGTTCCGGTGCGCTGCTCGCCTGTCTTGACCACGACCTGCTGTCCGGGAAGTATTCCCTTTTCGCGGGCTTCCTTGGACAATGTGAGCGTCTTGAATGTTACTCCCGACTTCGTCGGAGCCGCAGGAGCAGGTCCCGAATCAGCGGCGGGAGCCTCTTCAGCCGGTTCGACGGCTTCTGCTGCTTCGGTCGCGGGAGCGGCTTCTTCCACGGCCTCATCCGCAGGTTTGGCTTGAAGCTTCTTGACCTTCGGTTTTTCTTCTTTCGTTTCGGAAACCGCTTCTTCGACGACTTGAGGCGCTTCGACTGGCTCTTTCTTAGAAAGTGTCTTGACCTTGGCGGGGCTCGCTTTCCGTGCCGGCTCGGGAGCCTCAGCGGGTTTGGCTGCCGGAGCCTCTTCGGCAACCGCTTCGACAACCGGCTCCTCGGGAGTGGTGTCTTCGGCCGGTTTCGGCTTTTTGGCAGCCTTAATGACCTTGATGGCCCGCTTTACAGGAGCATCTTGTTTAGTCAGGTACTTGCCTCGGATCTTTTCCGCTAGAGCATGGCTGACCGAATTTGACGGCACGCTGACGTCCGCTCCCTCGCGGCGCAGATCTTCCACGATACGCTTGGCGTCCTGCTTTACCTCGCGTGCCAGGTCATAGATTCTTATGCTTTTTCCAGTCGCCATAAATCGATCAACAATCAAATCGCCCGGGCGTCAGACCACGCCCGCAATTATCTGCACTCTAAAAAAATGAGGCCAGGCCTCTATGCCTCTTCGGCTTCTGAGCCTGCGGGCTCGGTGTCCGCCTCGGCCGTAGTTCCTTCGTCTGAGGACTCTTCGACAACAGGCTCTTCGACAGCGGCATCTTCAGCCGGCTCTTTTTCGGGAGCTGCCTCCGCAACCACTTCTGAGGCATCTGCATCTTCAGCTGACGCTGCTTCTTCCGGAGCAGCTTCGCCGTCGGCTTCAGCATTTTTCGCCTCAACGATCACCTTGGCGGCGGCGCTGATGCTTTCTGCCTCGTCCAAACTCACGTCAAGAATATCGGAGATGTCGTCGATCTTAGCCTCAGCGAGGGCTTCGATATCCTCGATTCCGCGTGCGGCGAGGAGTTCCGCCTGATTTGCGGTAACGCCTTCAAGTGCCGTGATCGGCACAGCCTCGCCGGAAGCCATCATCTTGCCCATCTGAAGCGTGATCTCACGCTTGAGCAGCTCTTCGCTGACGATCTTGATATCCCAACCGACCAAACGCGTTGCAAGTCGTACGTTTTGGCCCTTCTTGCCGATCGCCAGGCTAAGCTGATCTTCGCCCACGATCACTTCCATGACACGATTCTCGATGTCGGTGATCCGAACCTGCGAGACACGTGCCGGCGAAAGTGCGTTTGCCGCGAACATCGACGGCTCGTCCGACCATTCGATAATGTCGATCTTTTCCCCGCGAAGTTCTTTAATGATCGCCTGAACACGCGAACCTTTCATACCGACGCACGCTCCGACCGGGTCGACGTCCTTTTCATTGGAGGCGACGGCGATCTTTGCTCTGTCGCCCGGCTCACGGACGGCCGATTTGATAACGACGGTCTCATCGTATATCTCCGGCACTTCCATTTCGAAAAGCCGCTTCAGCAGCTCTGCCGAAGCTCGTGAGCAGCGGATCTGCTGGCCTTTCTGCTGCTCGTCGAGCACGTCTATGATGACGACTCGGATTCGCTCGCCAGGATTCCACATTTCGCCGCGGCTCTGTTCATTTCGGGGCACAACAGCCTCGAGATTATTGCCGAGGTCGATGACCATGTCGCCACGCTCGAATCGTTTTACCGTGCCGTTGACCAGCTCGCCCTTGCGGTCAATGTACTCTTCATAGACCTTCTTGCGGACGGCCTCACGGACCTTTTGCACAAGTATCTGTTTCGCGGTCTGGGCGGCAATGCGGCCCATTTCTTCCTGAGCCAGCGGGATGAGAAGGGCGTCGCCGATCTCAATCTCGTCGTCTCCGGTAGCCTCAACGGCCTCTTCCAATGAGATCTCGCTCTTCGGGTCTTCTACCTCTTCGACCACAGTTTTCGGGACCGATATTTCGATAATGCCTTCTTCAACGTTCCAATCGACCTGCACGTTCTCGCCGGCCTCATCGCGAAACTGACGGCGGGCGGCCGCACGAACTGCCTCGCGCATCGCTTCGATTACCAACTCGCGATCCAGCCCGTGTTCGTTGCACAACGACTCTATACTTTGTCCGATCAAAGAGCTCATACTCTAATTCTCACCTTCATTTCACTACCTTCGTGCGCCAAATTCCTCACTGAGGTCGATCTTCAAATTCGCTTTCAAGATGTCCGCGTGGTCTATCACCGTTACGCCCGACCTTTTTTCTTCCAGCTTGATCAGCGAACCGTCCACTCCTGCGATTCTGCCCGAAATTGTCTTTTGTTCACCTTCGCTGCGGTATTTCACCTTTGCCAGCTTTCCTTCAAACCTGCGGAAGTCGTCCGGCGAGAACAGTTCCCGCTCGATGCCCGGCGACGATACCTCCAAAACGTAACGCGTCGGGATCAGGTCTTCCGCATCGAAAACTTCCTCGACGGCGTGTGAGAACAGAGAGCAGTCCTCCAAAGTGATGCCGCCTTCCTTATCAATATAGATACGGACCACTTGGTCCCGCTTAGTGCCGCCCAGCTCGACCTTCACCAGCTCGAACGACCGCGTTTCCGCCTCGCTGCGGGAGATCTCTTCGATCCTTTTTTCAATTCCGGTCCTATCCATCACCGCCTTCAAAAACAAAAAGTGGGCGAACACCCACTTGACACATCAGCCCAGCGTATCGAAGCAAACCGTTATATTAACCAATTAGATAAGATTGTGCAAGACCTTTGAAGACTATAGGAGTTTAAGGGACGGTTTCGCGAGTTCACCCGAACCTGAGTATTGCGGACCTTGCGGCTCCTATGAGGCCCGCGTGATCGCCAAGTTTACCTTTCACTATTCTGCACCGCACCGCAGGTGCCGGAAACGCCCTCGATCGGATCTCGGAACGCAGCCTGGGCGAGAAAAGTCCGAACGCTCCTGCAACTTTGCCGCCAAAGACAACCATATCCGGATCCAGGGTATTGATGAGCCCAGCTGAGACAATGCCCAGATATTTTCCCATTTCAGAAAATATCCTTCGGGCGTCTCGGTCGCCGCTGACCGCAAGGCGATAAACCGCCTCAGAACTCCCGGCATTCATGCCGAGTTCATTTGCCATTCTCATCACGGCTTGGGCAGAGCCGTACTGTTCGAGGCACCCGCGGCTCCCGCAGCCGCAGGCATACCCGTCGGGCTCCACGCAGAAATGCCCTATCTCACCCGCACTGCCGTCAGGACCGCGGAAAGCCTCTCCATTTATAATGAGGCCGCCGCCTATGCCCGTTCCGAGAGTCAGCAATATAGATGTATTTACTTTCCTCGACGCTCCGACCCAATTCTCTCCGATCGCCGCCGCCGTGGCGTCGTTCTCTATTACGACAGGCAGACCGAGAGCTTCGCTGACAGGCCGCAAGAGCTGCATACCCTCGAGAGAAGGTATGTTGGGCACCTTCGACAGTATTCCGTCGCCATTTTCGGACGCCGGTGCAGGTACTGCGATCGCTGCAGCCGCGAACTTCTTATTGCCGCCTGCTTTTTTGGCGAGCCCGCGGTGCAGCTTAGAGATCAGGGCGACCAAACCGTTTGGAATAAGGTCCTTTGGGGTCTTGGCTTGGTCATCGGCCAAGATCATTCCGGTGCGTTCAACAGCCGCCGCCCGGATATTGGTCCCGCCCAGATCGATCGCAAAAATACTCATATCGCCATTACCGTCACTTTATCGGCATGCTCTGAAAAAAGCCTTCACCGGCAGTCGAACTTTATCTATATCACAGAAAATAAAAAATCCTGCTAAAGGACTCAAAATGTTGAATTTGGCTTTGCCGTGCAGGTATTGTGTGCTATAAGTTAAGCCGTACTTATTTTGAAACATCCGATGTCGGCGTTTTCGCCTTGGCGAGACGGTTAAAGTGCTTGCCGTGAAACATTGACATATGGGTATGTTTCGTGTAAAAGGTTCATAGGTTTGGTCTTAAGACCGCTTATCAGGAGTTTCTCGAGATGAATTCATTCTCAGTAATAAAGTCCATTCGGACAGGTATGTCGGTTTGCACCGTTGCCGTCATGCTGACAGTATCGTCAATGGTCGCACTTGCGGGCCCGGCGAAACCGGTCGGTGATCTGACCGTCCGCGGCAATGCAAAGGTTTTTGTTAACGGTGAGCCTGCGGAAACAGGCCGAACCGTATTTTCGAACAGCACGATCACGACCGGCGAGGACTCCGGAGCCGTCATCAATATTGAAGGCAAAGGCAGATTCGAGTTGGGAGCAAATTCGGCTTTCACGGTTGCCGACGGGACTGATACTGCCGCAGGCCAGGTCGTTTCGGGTTCTGCAAAATTGGTCGCGGGCAATGGAAACATCTCATTAAAGAACGCTGAGGGCGACCCGATCTCGATCAACAGCGGTGACACGGTCACTGCAACGGCCGGTAAAGCGGCCGGCCGCGACCAGCGTGATAAAGACGGTAAGTGTGTTGACACCAACAACGACGGCAAGCTGGATTGCTATGAAGGCCTCCCGATGTGGGGTTGGGTTTTGATAGCAGCCGGTGTCGGTGCGGCTGTCATTTTGGCGGTGGCTCTCTCGGACGACGACAACAGGTCCGTAAGTCCCGTTCGTTGATTGGATTTTTATTTCATCGTGAGGTATCATATCTCTCGACTGTTTAAACAA
This sequence is a window from Acidobacteriota bacterium. Protein-coding genes within it:
- a CDS encoding ROK family protein, yielding MSIFAIDLGGTNIRAAAVERTGMILADDQAKTPKDLIPNGLVALISKLHRGLAKKAGGNKKFAAAAIAVPAPASENGDGILSKVPNIPSLEGMQLLRPVSEALGLPVVIENDATAAAIGENWVGASRKVNTSILLTLGTGIGGGLIINGEAFRGPDGSAGEIGHFCVEPDGYACGCGSRGCLEQYGSAQAVMRMANELGMNAGSSEAVYRLAVSGDRDARRIFSEMGKYLGIVSAGLINTLDPDMVVFGGKVAGAFGLFSPRLRSEIRSRAFPAPAVRCRIVKGKLGDHAGLIGAARSAILRFG
- the cobO gene encoding cob(I)yrinic acid a,c-diamide adenosyltransferase, whose translation is MAEKRYKWRRDDYREKTRGLLMLNTGDGKGKTTAAIGVLVRAAGRGMNCAMVQFMKSKNDRYGEHDSLEKLGVEVLTMGDGFTWDTNDKTQDIRTSEETWAKCVEMMNSGDYHLLVFDELLYVLSYGFLDIDAVITEIRCVREKYPYLHLILTGRNVDNALTKIIDEADLVTEMTEIKHPFHAGIYAQQGIEF
- a CDS encoding phosphatidylglycerophosphatase A gives rise to the protein MKQAVEKRKAEGYFDHLSLALTTWGVGCIPGAPGTYGSLVGVGIFLVVRDLILVLGLIDIKALPEIVSPWATVMVCLGMLVLTLAGVWAAGRSTELLGNSDPSQAVVDEVIGQLIVFLFVPFMIGWQFILAGFMLFRLFDIWKPYPIRQLEVLPGGLGICADDMLAGVYAGICLAVIYPVSLSFF
- a CDS encoding bifunctional oligoribonuclease/PAP phosphatase NrnA translates to MLSQVVELIEKKNDFAITTHIKPDGDGVGSSLGLCWLLRSLGKNAEVIVRGDVPPSYASLPGAEEIRDVSELNGNYDAVFVIECSDIDRPGIAGLEKVFTVNIDHHATSEHFGSINWIDSTASAVGEMIYNLCKAVGGRITKEIAECVYMALVTDTGSFHFPNTSDRTLKVASELIKAGAKPSKIGEAVYYNYPWSRIELMRQVLSTVRRDESGRIAMMRQTLEMRESAEAIDGDNNGFVNIPLAAKEIKAAVYMREVGPNKYRASLRSKGDINVARVAEKFGGGGHKNAAGLGVEGDWDELEREIVEALSKEIDRI
- the infB gene encoding translation initiation factor IF-2, with translation MATGKSIRIYDLAREVKQDAKRIVEDLRREGADVSVPSNSVSHALAEKIRGKYLTKQDAPVKRAIKVIKAAKKPKPAEDTTPEEPVVEAVAEEAPAAKPAEAPEPARKASPAKVKTLSKKEPVEAPQVVEEAVSETKEEKPKVKKLQAKPADEAVEEAAPATEAAEAVEPAEEAPAADSGPAPAAPTKSGVTFKTLTLSKEAREKGILPGQQVVVKTGEQRTGTLTVEARKAEAERRAGGRGGTQGEKAQPKLEYKPGHDQRRRLPGRRGKARPGDDRTGRFAEGDIEAPQKRSIEERVLDQIGAVDPGSLKQIRLTEGATVREFAEGIGVTPRDIVQLLMKQGVLASLNQTIAEKTAIDFGLKFGFDITFVPFEELVSEEEFEELIAADADDIELPRAPVITVMGHVDHGKTSLLDSIRQANVAEGEAGGITQHIGAYSVKVPNPDNPNEERRVVFLDTPGHEAFTMMRARGAKATDIVILVVAADDGVMPQTIEAVEHSKAAGVPIIVAINKIDKPDANPDKVKQGLAGLGLQPTDWGGETDMVPVSAKNKQGLDTLLETVLLQADLLELRASPTRRATGVVLEAKLDKGRGAVATVLVQQGTLKIGDPFIVGQYSGKVRAMISDRGESVAEAQPATPVEVLGLQGVPQAGDNLQVVSDVDRAQQIAQQRQMHARQAALLKTTKRGIESLGQAEIKELLVVLKADVQGSVEVLRATLEKLSTDKVKVRVIRAGVGAIAESDVLLASATQAGDASTAVVIIGFNVRPESRAADIAKQEEVDIRLHSVIYKVEEEIKAAMIGMLDAIEKEVILGKAVVQETFKVSRIGTIAGCRVTDGVIRRQAKARLIRDGVVIWEGDIATLKRFKDDTNEVAKGYECGISLVNFNDIKLEDEIEAFVIEKIAATEL
- a CDS encoding ribosome maturation factor RimP — its product is MDRTGIEKRIEEISRSEAETRSFELVKVELGGTKRDQVVRIYIDKEGGITLEDCSLFSHAVEEVFDAEDLIPTRYVLEVSSPGIERELFSPDDFRRFEGKLAKVKYRSEGEQKTISGRIAGVDGSLIKLEEKRSGVTVIDHADILKANLKIDLSEEFGARR
- the nusA gene encoding transcription termination factor NusA, which produces MSSLIGQSIESLCNEHGLDRELVIEAMREAVRAAARRQFRDEAGENVQVDWNVEEGIIEISVPKTVVEEVEDPKSEISLEEAVEATGDDEIEIGDALLIPLAQEEMGRIAAQTAKQILVQKVREAVRKKVYEEYIDRKGELVNGTVKRFERGDMVIDLGNNLEAVVPRNEQSRGEMWNPGERIRVVIIDVLDEQQKGQQIRCSRASAELLKRLFEMEVPEIYDETVVIKSAVREPGDRAKIAVASNEKDVDPVGACVGMKGSRVQAIIKELRGEKIDIIEWSDEPSMFAANALSPARVSQVRITDIENRVMEVIVGEDQLSLAIGKKGQNVRLATRLVGWDIKIVSEELLKREITLQMGKMMASGEAVPITALEGVTANQAELLAARGIEDIEALAEAKIDDISDILDVSLDEAESISAAAKVIVEAKNAEADGEAAPEEAASAEDADASEVVAEAAPEKEPAEDAAVEEPVVEESSDEGTTAEADTEPAGSEAEEA
- the rbfA gene encoding 30S ribosome-binding factor RbfA yields the protein MRRPERLAESLKEEIAEVVGFELDDPRLETVTVTDVEVSKDLRDAKVYVYVRGDEAEIETALKTLRNAATFVRQQVAMDLDLRHAPHLHFVRDTAEENAGRVGELLEVIEIPDEEEIAEVEER
- the corA gene encoding magnesium/cobalt transporter CorA, whose translation is MEIFLYRRGADAIEEGFSREELPDLLRDENNVVWVDLRGETEESREQAQELLANVFGFHYLTIEDCIETRNQPKVEGFPDHFFFIVHGVKPEETQPTNFVTKELDGYLGSNYVVTFHRERFRSIKDVKKQIRSSPFVMQRGAAYLLHQILDNLVDHYMPLVDDFDRAINDIEERVTAMRQNNTEVLGEIMDVRRAVARLKRISSRQLQVLYRMSHAEFPQIPPETLPYYRDVHDHLLRITDLSEGYRDLVSGLFDIHFAVVANRTNEVMKTLAVISAVILPLSLIAGIYGMNFENMPELKTELGYFATLGVMLLIALLLMLYFWRRGWIFQKDDPVLPSIHSTFSPNEDRE